A genome region from Sebastes umbrosus isolate fSebUmb1 chromosome 22, fSebUmb1.pri, whole genome shotgun sequence includes the following:
- the chrnb1l gene encoding cholinergic receptor, nicotinic, beta 1 (muscle) like → MWFPYISHVRCNISHNKKYMTPYFYCFFVFLCLYCSSFFNHRFFFQVAVVMALGSLGITSPSSFSVSLHPPFHPGASETERRLHQKLFENYNMKVRPARYWEEKVMVRVGMTLSQLVSLNEKNEQMTTNVFMNLAWTDYRLSWNPESYDNIEVLRIPPNKVWRPDIYLINNNDGQFDVALYVNVLVYSDGTVNWLPPAIYRSSCSIEVSYFPFDWQNCSMVFRSYTYDASEVELQYFLGDDGKEIQEIVIDENTFTENGEWAICHKPSRKNIKEDLYEDITFYLIIQRKPLFYIINIIVPCILTSVLAIFVFYLPPGAGEKMTLSISVLIALTVFMLLLADRVPETSLGIPIIVNYVMFTMILVTFSVILSVVVLNLHHRTPSTHIMPNWVRKVFIHFLPKYIGMERPNPEDPLLEEESSDDSPIPNFNGRQPGGEYFFRKINPDLVIPWRGRCESTVHLHRLPDTDSYCLILPPNLKSAIAAVTYMAEQLKKQDTDDTMTGDWQFIALVVDRLFLWLFVIITTLGTLAMFLDASFNYTPDNPFP, encoded by the exons ATGTGGTTTCCGTACATATCACATGTAAGATGTAATATTtcacacaacaaaaaatatatgaccccttacttttattgtttttttgttttcctatgTCTTTATTGCTCTTCATTTTTCAAtcaccgttttttttttcaggtggcGGTGGTGATGGCTCTCGGTTCATTAGGTATCACTTCCCCCTCatcattttctgtctctttgcatCCGCCCTTTCATCCAGGAGCCTCGGAAACAGAGCGGCGGCTCCATCAGAAGCTGTTTGAAAACTACAACATGAAGGTCAGACCAGCTCGTTACTGGGAGGAGAAGGTGATGGTTCGAGTGGGGATGACCCTCTCTCAGCTTGTCAGCTTG AACGAGAAGAACGAACAGATGACAACCAACGTGTTCATGAATCTG GCGTGGACAGACTACAGGTTGTCATGGAACCCAGAGTCATATGATAACATTGAAGTTTTGAGGATTCCTCCCAACAAGGTGTGGCGGCCTGACATCTACCTCATAAACAA TAACGACGGTCAGTTTGACGTGGCTCTGTACGTCAACGTCTTGGTTTACAGTGATGGGACGGTCAACTGGCTTCCCCCGGCCATCTACCGCAGCTCCTGCTCTATAGAG GTGTCGTACTTCCCGTTTGACTGGCAGAACTGCAGCATGGTTTTTCGCTCGTACACCTACGACGCCTCCGAGGTGGAACTGCAGTACTTTCTGGGCGATGACGGCAAAGAGATTCAGGAGATTGTTATAGATGAGAATACTTTCACTG AAAACGGAGAATGGGCCATCTGTCACAAACCCTCCAGAAAGAACATTAAGGAAGACCTGTACGAGGACATCACCTTCTACCTCATCATACAGAGGAAGCCTCTTTTctacatcatcaacatcatcgtGCCCTGCATCCTCACCAGCGTGTTGGCTATATTTGTCTTCTACTTGCCTCCTGGAGCAG GAGAGAAGATGACTCTCTCCATTTCCGTCCTCATCGCTCTGACTGTCTTCATGCTTCTGCTGGCTGACAGGGTCCCAGAGACTTCCCTCGGCATCCCAATTATTGTCAACTATGTCATGTTCACCATGATCCTGGTCACGTTCTCTGTCATCCTGAGCGTAGTCGTCCTCAATCTGCACCACCGAACGCCCAGCACGCACATCATGCCGAACTGGGTTCGAAAG GTATTCATTCACTTCCTGCCCAAGTACATCGGCATGGAGAGGCCAAACCCAGAAGACCCTCTGTTGGAGGAGGAGTCTAGTGATGACTCACCCATCCCAAACTTCAACGGCAGGCAGCCTGGAGGAGAGTACTTCTTTCGCAAGATCAACCCTGATCTGGTCATACCCTGGAGAGGCAG GTGTGAGAGCACGGTGCATCTCCATCGGCTCCCGGACACTGACAGCTACTGTCTGATCCTCCCTCCCAACCTGAAGTCAGCCATCGCTGCCGTGACATACATGGCCGAGCAGCTGAAGAAGCAGGACACGGACGACACG ATGACAGGAGACTGGCAGTTCATCGCCCTCGTGGTGGACCGTCTCTTCCTGTGGTTGTTTGTCATCATCACCACTCTGGGCACGCTGGCCATGTTCTTGGACGCCAGTTTCAACTACACGCCCGACAACCCCTTCCcatag